The DNA region TGCACCAGTGCATGACTGAAAGATAACCCAGACCTGCTCCGCTTCGTAATAGTCCGTGCAAGAGCTGCGGGAAAATTGTCGTTCCATCAAGTGGGGATGCATGGGCGCCGTACGGCCAGGTGGGTGACGCAGCCACGGAGGGCGGTATCTTCATCACGCGGTGGGCGTGCTTGGGAACAAACGGACAACGGTACTGCCCGACCCAAGGAGGTAGTGCTTTGATGAGCCAACGAAGGAACATGATTGAAAATGCCTGCTATCTTCCTGCCGGCAATCGGGGGGATCGTTGCGCAATGGGACGCCACGCGCTTCAGTGAAGTGTCTCTTCCTGGGAAAATGATGAATCGCTTGAGGAGGTCCGGCTACGCCTTCTCCTTTCTCATGGCGTAGCGTAAGCTGCGAAGCAGGCCACAGAGAGGTCGAAGAGCCTTAGCGCCCTCAGTGGAGGGATTGTCAATAGAGTACGCTATCTACGTGGTAGATGCCGCAACGACGCTGCAATATGAAAAACAACTGCGCAAGAGTCAAGAACAAAGTTCGAATTTTCCCGAAGGGCCAGACAGAGCCCCGGTGCCTGCGTCCGAAATGTGCAAAAGGGGGACAGCGATATTTTTCTCTTACTGTCACGGGCCACTTCCCTGATTCCTCTTCATAGCCGCGGGTCGCAGGGGCCGAAGACTCTGTTAGCCCCCAGTGCCCTGTGCGAACATGCGGAAAGCCCTTCATGGTCGAAGCCAATGTCGCTTGCTCTCACGGCAGGTACCGCGGTCTGCCAGCTGTAGAACATGCGGCAAGGCCGTTTCCAAGGTCGCTCGCTTGGGACGGCCAGGGGCGCGATCGGTTTGGCCACCTGCCGCGCGCACCAGGCGTGTCCGTTTCAGGGAGACAGGCATGAGGAAAGGAGAGGAGGCAGGGACGCCTCCCAGGTCCCTGCCAGGAGCAATGCGGCCAGCGCCAGCAGCAAGCTGCCCGCCGACATGAGGAGTGATGCAGTACCATGGGACAGGCCTGCGTTGAGCAGACGGTGATGGATGTGCTCGCGGTCAGCAACAAAGGGGTGAATCCCTCGCCGCGCCCGCCTGATGATGGCCCATAAGGTGTCCGTCACCGGCAGCGCCAGCGAAACCAGAGGCACCAGCAGCATCACCTTTCCGGGCTCGGTGCGGGCACCGGCCACCGTGATCCAGGCAACGAGCAGCCCCAAGAACAGGCTGCCCGAGTCGCCCATGAAAATGGACGCTGGATGCAGGTTGTAGGGCAAGAAGCCCAGCAGCGATGCAATCAGCAGCGCGGCCACAATCACCACGGTCGCTTCGCCATGGGCAAAGGCCAGGCCACCGGCCAGGGCGATGGCGCAGAGCGCCACGCCCACTGCCAAGCCGTCCAGGCCATCGATGAGGTTGATGGCATTGGTGACGCCCACAATCCACAGCAGGGTGAACGGGAGACTGGCCCAGCCGAGGGAAAAGCTGCCTATGCCTGGCAACACCAAGGTTTCGATCTTGAAGCCGAATGCCACCAGCAGCAAAGCGCCTGAGGACTGCAGGAGGAGCTTCAGGTTGCAGCCCAGACCGCGCACGTCGTCAATCGCTCCTACCAGGAAGAGCACCGTGCTTGCCAGCAGCAGGCCGGTGAGCTCTCTTGTCCAGAGCCCTGGTGCCAAGGTGAGGGCGAGGGCGGGGATG from Calditrichota bacterium includes:
- a CDS encoding undecaprenyl/decaprenyl-phosphate alpha-N-acetylglucosaminyl 1-phosphate transferase, translating into MTPWIGLAGCSLLMALTATPLCRRLAVHFGILARHNHRTVHSGKVPKLGGAALFVAVVIPALALTLAPGLWTRELTGLLLASTVLFLVGAIDDVRGLGCNLKLLLQSSGALLLVAFGFKIETLVLPGIGSFSLGWASLPFTLLWIVGVTNAINLIDGLDGLAVGVALCAIALAGGLAFAHGEATVVIVAALLIASLLGFLPYNLHPASIFMGDSGSLFLGLLVAWITVAGARTEPGKVMLLVPLVSLALPVTDTLWAIIRRARRGIHPFVADREHIHHRLLNAGLSHGTASLLMSAGSLLLALAALLLAGTWEASLPPLLSSCLSP